Within the Eleginops maclovinus isolate JMC-PN-2008 ecotype Puerto Natales chromosome 13, JC_Emac_rtc_rv5, whole genome shotgun sequence genome, the region aatgaatgaacgaGGGAGGGAAAGGTTGGAAAACAGCGAGGTGACGAGAGGATGGATGCGccgcagagagagggagggaatgaGCAATGTCGTGATCAAGAGACGCCGGGACTCAGAGAGGGAGATGAATGGGGCTGAGAGCAGGAAAATTGGACAGGAGGCGGGGAGTGAATGAAGATAGAGAAGGGCTCCAGATATCGGGAGACAGAGATTGTGAGCTATGTGCAGGTAATAAACAAGGCAGAAATAGATAGATATCtccagagaggggaaaagaaaagtgtgtgatTGTGGCGCATGGGGAAGAGGGTGAGGGGGGGATGGTTGTCAGCTCATAGAGGCTTGTTGTGAgcccggaaatgttgagtgcCCCTAGAAATGTATGTCCTAAGCACAGAGAAACTGCTGgtcttgcatatgttgggcaatttgcacgATAAGTAGCATTCATTTATAGTGTTTTTGAGtccatttctgatattttaggataaaaaatggcagttttaatcATAAAGACCCACATATCTAGTCTCTAGGGGCTGATTCTGATTCAGCTTGGGTACATTTTTAAGTGTTAAGTTACTTTTTAGGGACACATTGCTTAtctatttgtaaataaatgtggtaGATGTAATATTTTGGTTCTTAGCCCACTGGGAGTATAAAAAGGGCCATTTCTGAtactgaaaatgtcagaaatggattcagcatcctcaataacctccaaaaacaccccaaaacGGTCCAAATCAACCAAGGCATCTTttagctattgtctgcatatgctaattaatgctaattaGCACAAATTGCCAAAGAAATGCAAGtcagcatccggcagtttctcTACGTGCTGGAGAcccgtactgtacattttgATCCTAAAACCTTAGAGTCTCAACATTTTAGGGTTCACATTCTGGCAGCTAGACGATAGAGGGGAGGTTTGTTTCTCCTGAAAGATctgaaaaaggcaaaaagagAAGGCGGAAAAAAGCTGGAGAGAGTGTGAATAATGACACGAGCAGGAGAGATTTGGACGAACACGCTGTACTGAGTCTAACTTGGCCGGCTGAGATGATGTGTATCCCCGCTAAGCTCTCCTTTAGGCAGGCTTAGATCTCATCAACTCACTCCAGGTTGGCAGCGGCTTCAAATGCTGCTGGATTAACTATACAGCCGTCACTCACTAACTTAAACAGGGGTCTGGAGAGGCTTATCCAATACACCCCCCCACTATATCTCCTCCATTCTGCACACCCACCCATAActagaggtgggagaagtactccgATTATTTCcttaagaaagtaaaaatactcagattctgctttaaaaaatcacaagtAAGGGTTATCACTTCTCGTTCAAGGTGGGGTTAGTTTGATTTAATGCAAACAATAAGAGGTAGATGAACCTATAGTATCAAAACTCTATGAAGGTTAgcatataaaatgtaaatgcagtgTGAAGATAAGTCCAGTTACTGAAGGAGAAACTATGGAGAGTCAAATACAACTCAGTTTAAATCCAAATGTGCAGTAAAGTTGGGTCTTCAGTTTGCTCTTAAAAAGTATGAATGGCATCAATTACTTCCCCCGATCTTATTCCAGgtctctgttttcttctttcactCTGGTGCCTCTCCAGATCTCTCCCCTTGCCAAATCacgcctccccccccccttccctcccctcACCGTCTCTGGCTCTCATATTTGGAGGCCCTTCAATCGATATGGGCTGTCTGTGATTGGGTTGATTCATTTCTGTAACCTtggtgatggtttgatgtggaGGCTGCACCCATGTCCATATTATGACTCAGTGTGGAGAGGCTGGTCGGGgggtgtgtttgggggggggggggaggtatCGATTGGCCCTTCACTCTCCTTCGCCCTCttcgctccccctctctctttctccatccgTCTTGTCTCTCGCTCGCTGTGCAGCCTCGATAGTTTGGCCATAATTTGAAATGACTTCTGAAGAAATGATTATTTAACCCTGACTGTTCCCCCGGGGGTTCATCATTATCTCCTCTTCCTTTCCACTTAGTCCTGCAGAATTACCAGCACCAAAATGTCCAGGTTAACCCCTTTACTTCCACCTATTTATTTAAGCCTGTTAACCTCTGGAAATGACAAATTGGTGACCATTTTCCAAGATGTGTGCCGTATTCAGAAACTGAATTTTAACACAGAATTTAAACCAATGAATCAATTGTGGTGATTTTTGGTATCGCCTTTGGGGGTTTTGACGATGGGGAAGTCAAATCTACAATAAGGAAACTTCTTCAGacttttttgtgtcattttaaacacagaatGTAAGCCTAAAACACTGGATTATTGCAAACAAACCAACATAACAATTTCCCAACAGGACGGATTGTGTTATTGCTGTGTTTTAATAGACATACATTTCACACAGTATGATGCTATAGCTACCAGCCTCATTAACAAGGCACAGGACCCCCACTGATACCATCCCACATACactatgcattacattaatgcacgTCAACaacatgttctttttaattCTGTGAGCCGTGTTCATGTTCATTACTCTGAATATAttatgcacatactgtatatccctACCTCTCGGCACAGCCCTCTACTTTATCCTTTTGAATGTGAAGTTTTGACCTTCTCTTTGAACCTATATACAAGCATTCCCAATTctgatttcctctcttttcaGAATTCAATCAGACACAACCTCTCCCTGCACAGTCGCTTCATCCGGGTGCAGAACGAAGGCACGGGGAAGAGTTCGTGGTGGATGCTGAACCCGGAAGGCGGGAAGATGGGCAAAGGACCGAGAAGACGGGCGGCGTCCATCGACAACGGCACCCGGTATCTGAAGACGAAGGGGCGCACCAGCCGTAAGAAGGCCGGCATCGGACGGGGACAAGGTAACACATTATTCTGTACATCCTGCACATCGCTTTGAACAACTTGCACACCAAATCAtgttccttgtatgtgtaaacttACGTAGTAATAGAAacgattctgattctggttctgattctgattcaaggAGCCGGACCCACGATGCAAGGATCCCCGGAGCACGGCAGTCCAGCAGGGAAAGCGGGTGTGGGCATGGGGGGCGAGGAGTACGACACCTGGACGGACCTCCATTCCCGCACCTCGTCCTCTGCATCTACTCTGAGCGGCTGCCTGTCTCCGATCCTGGCCGAGGCGGAGGCTGACGAACCCGAAGAAGGTGGACTGACCTGTTCGGCGTCCCCTCGTCTGTACCCGAGCCCCACCAGCACCCGATCCCCGGCTCTAGGCACTGGGGGCCACTGCCCGAACGTGGAGTTACCCACACTGACTGACCTTACGGGAGCTATCAGTCTAGACGAGAGTGGCTACCCCCAGTCGCAGCAAATCAAATGCAACGGTTACCCCTACGCCCCCAAGGCCGAGGGCTCCTACTGCGCACCCATGTACGCACAGCCTTCCATGGGGATGCTCCGACACCACACCCCCATGGAGACCATCCAGGAGAACAAGCCAGTCAGCTTTCAGCGCCAGATGAGGGGCTACTCGGAGAGCAACGCCCTGCAGAGTCTGCTTACCGGGGGTACTTCGTACTGCAGCAAAGACGCAGTGCTGGGGCGTGACACACACTCCCTGATGACGCAGGGGACCAATGGCGTGCACAATCCGAATCGAAGCCACAATCACAGCCAAGAGCACGCTCTCACTCCCAGTCTACATAATGGCTCAGTCCATGACCAGAACACAACCCACCGTCAGAACCACAATCAGGGTCACAAACACCAAGCGAGCCTGGACTACAGCCACAAGCCGCACCCGGCACACGACTACGTTCCGAGTCACGAGCACGGTCACGCCAACAAAGATCTCAACCCTCGATCCAGCCAGAGTCACATGCACAACCCCCACAATCCTATGCACCCGCAGGCCCTCTCCCCACGGGTCAGCACCGACATCCTGCAGCCCTACAGCCTCAAGACCTCGAACCACTACGCGCCGCGACCCCACCTCCCAACATCGCCGTCCTTGCCGCCGAACCCCGCCGGAGTCATGGACGTTCCCCAGGACCCTTGCCGCCTGGCGTCCGCTCCCCACCCCCGTCACCAACCTTACCCCGGAGCCCACCATCAGGGTATGACCGACTCCTGGCACGgttactaccaccaccaccaccaccacccggGGTACCATCAGCACAACTCCCACGCTAGAATGGCCGCACACCTGGAAATGGAGAACGTCGCGAATAGCCTGGACTGTGACGTAGACTCCATCCTGCTCAATGACTTCATGGACTCGGCAGAGAGCATGGACTTCAACTTCGACGGCTCTCTGTCCCAAGGCATGGGCATGGGGATGGGCATGAGTTTGGGGGCGTTTGCATGCCCTCCCCCAGCGCACAGCAACCAGAGCTGGGTGCCAGGGTGAACCCTACGCCCgagggtcttttttttttggatagACACATGATTGGAAAGCCTGGATGCCGGTGGGCTGTACCCTTGGACTGTGATTTCTCTCAGACTGTAGagcaaaatatgtcattttgtttcCCGGGGACTCCGtacacccctccctcccccactcTGTTTATAAAGTCTCCATATTAAACTTGCCCCTAATGCACCCAGTCCTAAAACCCCGCCCTTTGTTCATTCccttcagtttgtttgtgttttctttattggtTTTCGGCAAATCTCCTCCTGCCTGTCCTCGTCTATCGTCTTTCCAACCTAGTTGAGATTTAACCACGCCCACTTCTGCATTTATGTGGCTCTGGGTAACATAGtattcatacatcaacacaggctcactatttgccaagatgactaagccttattttggctacctagcttccttcctgttcttcatcagccagcatccttggtatctgttgttcacctccccccatccatcttgaggtttcttggcatctctttaAGACCACTTACTTGAGTAACTAAGCAGTACAtataaatgtgggctcactagttggcaagcaaccggtcacagttgccctgtttatcaGTCAGTCAAAGTGCAAGCCATGCTGAAAACGTTACACCGGTTCTGGTCAAATGGAATATATTTTATCCTCTGACAGTGTTGGAAACAACCGAAGTCCAtatactcaaatactgtacttatgCACACAATTTCTCAAACAACAACACCAGCTATTA harbors:
- the foxo6b gene encoding forkhead box protein O6b isoform X2, with amino-acid sequence MLMMMKNSVMDAHQVDIDPEFEPHSRSRSCSAWPLPEDFPAGGEDANLGLVSVKVENQQYNVPASCQRAGRKGGAPAELQHPAGAPVPGASALDAAGQLRKAKSSRRNAWGNLSYADLITRAIESTPDKRLTLSQIYDWMVRFVPYFKDKGDSNSSAGWKNSIRHNLSLHSRFIRVQNEGTGKSSWWMLNPEGGKMGKGPRRRAASIDNGTRYLKTKGRTSRKKAGIGRGQAGPTMQGSPEHGSPAGKAGVGMGGEEYDTWTDLHSRTSSSASTLSGCLSPILAEAEADEPEEGGLTCSASPRLYPSPTSTRSPALGTGGHCPNVELPTLTDLTGAISLDESGYPQSQQIKCNGYPYAPKAEGSYCAPMYAQPSMGMLRHHTPMETIQENKPVSFQRQMRGYSESNALQSLLTGGTSYCSKDAVLGRDTHSLMTQGTNGVHNPNRSHNHSQEHALTPSLHNGSVHDQNTTHRQNHNQGHKHQASLDYSHKPHPAHDYVPSHEHGHANKDLNPRSSQSHMHNPHNPMHPQALSPRVSTDILQPYSLKTSNHYAPRPHLPTSPSLPPNPAGVMDVPQDPCRLASAPHPRHQPYPGAHHQGMTDSWHGYYHHHHHHPGYHQHNSHARMAAHLEMENVANSLDCDVDSILLNDFMDSAESMDFNFDGSLSQGMGMGMGMSLGAFACPPPAHSNQSWVPG
- the foxo6b gene encoding forkhead box protein O6b isoform X1; amino-acid sequence: MLMMMKNSVMDAHQVDIDPEFEPHSRSRSCSAWPLPEDFPAGGEDANLGLVSVKVENQQYNVPASCQRAGRKGGAPAELQHPAGAPVPGASALDAAGQLRKAKSSRRNAWGNLSYADLITRAIESTPDKRLTLSQIYDWMVRFVPYFKDKGDSNSSAGWKNSIRHNLSLHSRFIRVQNEGTGKSSWWMLNPEGGKMGKGPRRRAASIDNGTRYLKTKGRTSRKKAGIGRGQGAGPTMQGSPEHGSPAGKAGVGMGGEEYDTWTDLHSRTSSSASTLSGCLSPILAEAEADEPEEGGLTCSASPRLYPSPTSTRSPALGTGGHCPNVELPTLTDLTGAISLDESGYPQSQQIKCNGYPYAPKAEGSYCAPMYAQPSMGMLRHHTPMETIQENKPVSFQRQMRGYSESNALQSLLTGGTSYCSKDAVLGRDTHSLMTQGTNGVHNPNRSHNHSQEHALTPSLHNGSVHDQNTTHRQNHNQGHKHQASLDYSHKPHPAHDYVPSHEHGHANKDLNPRSSQSHMHNPHNPMHPQALSPRVSTDILQPYSLKTSNHYAPRPHLPTSPSLPPNPAGVMDVPQDPCRLASAPHPRHQPYPGAHHQGMTDSWHGYYHHHHHHPGYHQHNSHARMAAHLEMENVANSLDCDVDSILLNDFMDSAESMDFNFDGSLSQGMGMGMGMSLGAFACPPPAHSNQSWVPG